The following is a genomic window from Miscanthus floridulus cultivar M001 chromosome 14, ASM1932011v1, whole genome shotgun sequence.
CTGGTgtatccatccgatggtgaagcatggacaaggtttgatatgGTTTatcatgagaaagctctagaggctcgtaatgtacatgttgcactagcaacagatgggttcaatccttatggaatggcgtctgcctcatacacttgttggcccatgtttgttatccctctcaatctccccctgGTGTCCTttttcaacgacagaacatattcttgtcattgataattcctaaaCACCCgaggaataatatgagtgtgtacatggagcctctgatagatgatttggtccgtgcttgggaggaaggggtatggacatacaaccgagctacaaagacaaacttcaaaatgcatgtttggtaccagtactccctacatgactttctggcatatgggatattatgtggctggtgtgttcatgggaagttctcatgcccagtatgcaaggcgtcTCTGATGTTTATTTGGTTGACGAatggtggcaagtattcttcgttcgataaacatcgacaattcctccctcttgaccatccattcgtCGACAAAGTGCAGCGTGTCAAGGTCAAGCTTTGGGTAAGTATTTCTCGCACtatattgctcaatacatcgcattgattGAACATTCTTAAAATAATGACTAGATACATCGCATCTATAcgtaggatttctttagatgcaaggagggatacgaggccaaggcggatgctgtggctgacaaagccaccaagaaactcgtcaaggacatgcactacgaggcgcgtaTCCAGGCCGTGATCCAATACAACGCGAAAATTCTTAGAGTGAGGCTCCCTAAAAgtgcggcaagaaccatgagGCTGACCTGGGAAtaatacctgaaggtaaatatagaacattaatacttatttttctgagattaattacgcttaatttcatcttcttatatgtcatatacttgatgacgtaggtgcctccgtggtggtgTGCCTACGATCTACAGTGCTGGACccagatggtggacaggtggtgcgaccccgcgtgggaggagaatcacaacgcttgtCGAGAGCGGCGTTTGCTGATTtcgggtgcaccacaccatcaaggcaacctcaacctcttaAAATACGCGGTAAGATGGGTATGTGAATTTATtactttattctaacgctcaatccTGCATAATTTCTACGCATATTGCTTTTTTTGCAGTCAGCGAcacatggtggcgagccttgctcctagttcatggcatatgctttggcccataAGGGCAGGGCAATGGCCGACATTGCCTACAACCCGAAGGACCACCATCGGCGTACGGCAACGAGTCCGTCCACATTCGCCTtgatggatacacatcgatggcaagggcggTTCATGgcccagagtacgatccgagcgcccatgaccttgatggagatgTGGTCATGAGGGCAGGAGGAGGCAAGAATCATGGCCAgttctggattggcgatggcacaatcgacacggccagtactcccactctctcccagattcgagcatggAGCATGAGTTCTAGCCCGGCGATACGCCCATGGTCGGACTCTACACGGTTCTAGATAAACGCACTCCAGGTTATTTTTGTTTTATTCACCgctcattgatttttacatacttttgcattgcattataatattgggatgaaatattataggctcagctggaacaagaacgaggcgccgggaggagctagaggcgaagatggaggcagagcgacagagcggctgaggatggaggcagagcggctgcagatgtttgaatatttgaggggtgtttacgctgcaatcggtcaacctctGCCACCAATGCCAGTCCCTCCTTCTCAACCTGCTCTAAATACTGTTTCAGGCACTGTGAGTcactttacaaccttataatcaccatttctaatttatgcagaatcaatcttacaaagatgcccagacactagaaacttagtgactaatgctatatgtttgttaccaactagtaTTTAAGCAATCATACTAGAGCACAATACAACTGAGAAGATATTACTGATAGTTGcaagggttatactagttaggcAGCAGAGATACCATACGAGTTGTTCAATCTTGTCTCACTTATGCAATctattctcctttgtgcagaatcaatcggcgacatcgaatgagcctcatgacccagcGTGGTCGCGGTGGAACCCgtggcctaagtgactacttATGATTTTATTTACATTTGCATTTGTATTTGTAGATTAACTGTGACTACTTGTGGCTACCTGTGACTATTTGTagttgtgaatgaacctactagtaattctgaagtttatttgcatttatgtgttgtcgatatatctatatgaactgcctgtgatgcttattgtgaactatctgtgatggatatgatgtttatttgaatgtggtacGTGGCTGTGACTGAACCAAATAAACTGATTATATATGGtagcttacactcggcaaaaggactatttgccgagtgccataaaaatacactcggcaaatcggACAGTGGCAAAAATCTATACATTCCAGGACTAAAAtggttttttttgccgagtgtctgcgctgtgacactcggcaaagaagccaacatTTGTTCGTTCCGGGCCAGTCTTTGCTGACTGTCCGgtatttgacactcgacaaagaaggaaggtttgccgagtgcctggtatttgacactcgacaaaggaggcaggtttgccgagtgtcagatccgagacactcggcaaacgcgtcGTGACCTTCTCCGCACCGTCACGTTACTTTTTTCATCGAGCGtcggtttcagctctcggcaaagtatttgtcGAGTGTCCCATTGAAAGCATTCGGCAAAGAGACATTTACCGTCACTGTAGATGCCGTgttttttttaccgagtgttacactcgacaaatcATTTATTAAGTGTTTTTTTATAGCTTTATTGAGTCTACGTGGCACACGATAAAGCTATTGTTTCCGGTTGTGCACGCACCAACCACTCCGCTTTGGGAACGGTGCTCGCCCATGTCCATGCATCGTGATGCACACGCCGGAGGAACTGTGTTCCGTTCTATTCCACTCCTCGTCTCCTCCCCCACGGGCTCTAGCGGATGAATCGCGTGGCACCGAGCAGAAAGCCCTGCGGTGCGAGGCAGAGACGCCGAGGCGTGCGTACGTGAGCGCTTGCCATGCGCACGAGGGTGCCTGCTGCTACTAGTTTAGTCCACCACTGATTGTCGGCTTGATGATACTACTTGACAACGGGCACTTAGCAGCCTCTATAAATAGTGtatttctctcacactaaaccaatTAATAGTAATAATTTACGATCATATTTGATCGTTTCGGCCAAGCCGAACAGGCTCCATTTCCATCCCACTCCGGCAGGCCACCGGAACGGGATGGATGTTCTCTTCTCGGTTCGAGATCGGCGAGCGCCCATGCTTTTGACGATTCGGCGATCCATGTCGGAGCACGGGAACGTACAGTACGTGTCGCAGAGGATCCGCCCCTgcccctgcctgcctgcctgcctgcacgTTTGCACCACCACCGGCTCAGGTCAGGGTCGGCATGCCCGTCCGTCACGCTGACTCACAGCGTAGAGCGAATGGCTGGGGCCTGGCCCGCCTCGGCAATGGAGAAGGGGTGCTTTTTTGACCGGTTGGGTTGGGTTGGCAGGTGAGGTGCTGCACTCTGCACTCTGCACTCTGCACCGCAGCAGCTTTGCTTTGCAGCGAGCGGAGGGAGGACGAGCATTTAATACAGTACAGTGTTCCGCTGCTTGTGTGCTGCACGAGGCCCTCCTCTTCCATGCAAGGCACTGCGTTATCGTTCATCGCCCGTCGCTGCTGCAGTCTGTCTGTGCCTCTCTCTGTGATACCGCCACCGTAAAAAAAGAGGAAAAGGAGACCACTGTTATCGCGGAACCGTAGCGGTACATGTAGATATCCTGTCCCGTCACTGCGGTACTTTTACAATGTTAATaaggaacattaaatatagattaattataaaatcaattatatagatggagactaatttacaagatgattttttaagcctaattaatctgtcattagcatcatgttgtcaaatcatagactaattaggcttaaaagattcgttttacaaattagtcacaagttatgtaattaatttcataattaatctatatttaatacttcatacatgtattCAAATATTTGatatgacagaaattttaggaccAAACAGACCCACAGTTTTACTCGTCCTATTGACTCCGTACCTATACCCTGTCAACGTCAACCGCTTCTCTTGGTCCAACCTCCTGGTACGTACGGACTTATACAATTTATTTTCCTTATCAAGGAGAAATACTTCCAGCATTTCAAATATCATTCACATTCACATTATTTTATGTTGTCCTAGTGTTATCCTAGCTTTTGTAGCTATATAGGAGTACATACTACATCCGTACCTAGAAATATACATCCACCATTTCAAAATCAAATTATATAGTATTGTTCTAACTTTTCTAGATATGCATACTACCTCAGTACCTAAAAGGGTCCAATTCTAGGTTTCGAATGAGTCAAACTTCTTCACTACGCAGTACGTGTTCATTGAATCTTGATAAATTTTAAAACTCCGGATAAAAAATCTAGTGTTCATTGGACTCTACTCCCTCTGtcataaattataagtcatttcaagaAATTTTGTAGAGTCAAAGTTTTAAAAGcatgaccaaatttatataataagataataacatttatgataccaactgattatcattagattctttattTGTTATATTTtaatagtatatctatttgatgtcataaatcattATATTTTCctctataattttagttaaacttgagatgctttgactcttcgAGATTCttcgaatgacttataattttgaaCGGAGGGAATATGTCTGTATATTAAAATCAAATAGAATCCACCCTGTTTAGATAAGATtctaagattttttttaatttagatTTATAAAATTCCCTAGGAACCAAATGGGCCTCAGTTTATAAAAATACTATCAATattatatattaataaaaaatgttATATGATTATCTAACGTATTCGCTGTCACTCTAAATAGATATActaataaaaatatattatatgattATTAAATGGTACTTATTTGAAATTATAAATGTAAATATCTTTTATTATAGATTGGGTTAAACTTTTAGTTTTGACTTCTGGATAAGCAGAAATTACATctagtttcaaattataagtttaTTATGTACTACATATAAGCTAGAAAAATTAAAACAACCTCTAATTTGAATACTACTTTATTTTCTTTTGAGCAATACAATACATCAGATAAAAAATTATTTATTCCTCTAGCAGAACTGGTACATCACTCAGCAACAAACAGACGGCGCGGATCACCATAGGAGCAGCTTGCTATTGCGACATAGTACAGACTCGAGGAAGAGGACCAGTTATTATAATAACTCGTATAATAAGACTCCTGCTAATCTTGTCTTGTTCATGTTGCAGCTACAACTACATCCATCGtctttttcttcttgttgttATTATTCTTTTCCCCTGGAAAAACCCactactacgacgacgacgaacaCGAATACGAATGCATGCTTGCTTGTTCGGCATCATCTTGGCAGCCTCGCGCGCGTCCATCCCATGTCCATGCATCGCGACGCGAGCGCCTGGAACACATCATCAGCGGTAGCTCCAGTCCTGGGGCACGGCCAGCGCCTGCGAAGCGCCGGtggcctgctgctgcttcttcccGGTTGCCGGCCTGCTGGCAGTCCCAGCAGCCCACGGCTTTGCCGCTGAACCAGCCCAAGCCCCACCTGCGAAAACCACGTCAGCGCTTTCTTGCTTTCACATCTCGCGATTCTGTCGCCAGTGATGCTGCTGCAGCACGAGCCGTGTGCAACAGCCAGCTTCATAATCACAGTATATCGATATGGCTGCAGTTTGTTGTACTCCAGTAGTACGCTGCTAGCTGGCATATCCAAGAGATATAAGAATTTGCACCAATGCAAAGCAGTTTTTTTCGGTTTTATAAACCAGATTGTTTCCTGCTAATGATATCTTCTCCCATGGGCCATGGCTACAGCCACGTCGCCATGCATGCCATGCACCCACCTAGGcccagccggccagccccacTGGCATGGCATCAGAAAGTACAGGGGGGCCACAGTATCATCAGGTGCTAAACAACCCCTCTCTCTCTGGCTGCAGCCAACAAACCAGACCACGGCCAAAAGCACCATCAGCAACAGCATGTACTGCAGCGTCTGCAGGAAAAACCGGTGCGTGGCTGGTCTGGCTGCTGCCGCCATTAACGCCTCACACCGCTCAAGGACGCACGCAAAATCTCGGCAGCCAGTACCACCACTCATTTGCAGTTGGTACGCCGGGAGCAACCATTTATTGCCGATGAAATGAAACATGATGCACTGCACTGATCAAGCATTTGCAAGAGTAATCGAATGCAGTTTTTGTTGGATGCCCAGATCAGATGAGACGGCGGCGCAAGAACCACGGATACCGAGACATccgtccatccatccatcccacggcggcggcggcaggcgcgATGCAACATGGATCGGTAGGGGGGAATGCGAGCGCGCGCCTTAGGTACCTTTGGCCGTGGCCGGGGGAGTGGCCGGCGCGTAGCGGTACGCCTCGACGCGCGGCAGGAACACGCCGGTGCCGCCGCGCAGGTTCGCCGGCGGCGGGACGTGGCAGGGCAGAGCGGGGGACAGCACCGGGTAGTCCAGCATGCCGCCGTGGTTCACCAGGCTGCTCCCGACCTGAAAACGACGGGGAAGGCACCAGCGATAAGCATCAGCAATCATCTAAAAAAATTCATCGGAATGCCGAACACGAAAAAAAAAGGGGGGATCCAACTCTCTATATGGCGTGTTCATGATTAAACCAATGATAAGGGTCATTACTTTCCAAAGGGGAAACAGGTTCGCTTAATTGCAAAGGATAGTTACAACCAGCTGTCGATTTTGTATGTaatcagcggcggcggcgttccGAAAGAAAACAAAACAGAGACGGAAAACCCCAAAAAAGAGAGAGGAAAACACCGAGGATTTTGGCAAACACAGCGGTCCACCAAGCATTTTGAAAAAACAAAGAAAGggggagaggcggcggcggcaagcaGAATCCCGGCTGGTGTTGTTTTCATACCTGCCACTGGAGCTGCGGGTACGGCACGAACGGCCAGGACACGGCGtcggcgccagcgccgccgccattGGTCGCGCCGCAGGACACGACGACGCTCCCCTCCAGCCCGCAGACCTGAAACCAGATGCCGTTGTTAGGGCCAGGGCCGGGGCCAAAGAAACGGAGACCACAATGCTCAAGCACGACCACTCACCTTGGCGCCGTggcgcggggcggcggcggcggcggcgggcggggccGGGGGTGGCGGCGGGGCGAGCGGCCACACCTTGGACCCGCCGCCGAGGATGCCGGCGAGTTGCGCCGCGAGCTCCtccacggcagcggcggcggtggcggccttGGGCGTGGGCTcggtgacgacggcggcggcggcggcagcctcGGGGTCGACGATGCCAATGTCGGCGAAGATCTCCCGCGGCAGCCAGCGGCGGTGGAGGTCGTCCGACTCGGGTGGGAAGCAGTCCGCCATGAgggtgagggagagagggagcagaCCGCAGGCGGGCGACGGAcgcgcgagcgagcgagcgaaaaGGAAAGGCAGGGGATGGGGGGTTCTTGTAGGCGTGGctgggaggacgaggaggaggtgggggCGGCCGGTGGTGGGGCCGGACGGactgcgggggcgggggcggaggCCGCTCAGCCGCTGGCGTCGGGGCGTCGTGGGTTTCGTGGAGGGGCAGGACGGGGATTTCCTTGTGTAAACCGGGAGATGGTGACGGTTTCGTTTTATTTTCCTTTTCAATCTGGCGCGGGTTTTCCTTCTGTGTTCGGGGCCTTTTGCGTCGGAATGGGCTTTTATCGTCGTCGCGTTTGGGTCACCTGAGGTTTTTGTGCTTCGCTGTTGCTGAGTTTGGCAATGATGGCAGGGTCACAATGTGTGGTGGGTGGGAGAATCTGCCGAGCGCGGCATGGATCCCGTGGTGAATTTTGAGCGAGCAGCTATACTTAGGTACTAGGAAAAGGTTAAAACATGCGAGGTTGATTGGAAAACAAGGTGGTTTTTTCTTACCTGTGAAGAATCTTGTTCATAAATAGGTACTAGGAGTTTAGCGCGTGGAATGTGAGTGCGTGTATGCTCTAATTAGAGTCAAGGACCACGTAGCTAGTTAGAAGATGAGGATCCCTATGTGTGTACTCTAATTAGTATAATATGAAAATGGCATGTGCTAGAAAAAAAAAGAGGCGCTATATTTGTGGTGTTTGAAATTTAATAATTTTCAGGTGAAGTGATGCAAATCGAATGGTGGCATCTGTAACATTAGAACAACATCTATAACGTTTAGACATGCCGTCGAAAATAATTGGAAATTTAAAGCATCTAGGATATAGGAGGGGTGAATAAAAGGAAATTAATAAAAGAAAAATGGTTTGTCAGTTCACATGTCACGGCTCACATGCCACGGTGCTTTGAGATGTGTTGATAGATGTGCAAATCTGGAGCGAGACTTGGCAGGTTGGATAGCCAGCAATATCCCACTCACTCCAGAGTTCACGCGCTACCGTTTTGAAAGAAATCCGCAACACTACAAAAATGGTTGCAGTTATTGTATTTGTCGTGTATGACTGATTTAACGTGTCCAGTTGTCGCGTTTACGTTGCTTTGAACGATGTTTTGCCTTTTAGCGGATCCAAGGAGGATCCAAGGAGAAGCGATCAACATGCCTTACAGATAAACTCTATCTATTTCATAATCCTCCTTTTTTCTCTCCTCCTCCCCCTTGAGAGAAACACGGGTCTCCTCTTCACCCTTTAGAGAAAAACATAGGTGGTTCCATAAGAAAACCTTCGTGTCTTATTATATTAATAATCTAATCGCAACATTCCCATTTTATTGTGTATATATTTAAAAGTGTCTTATTCTTTCATGATTTTCTCGGTACAAGCTAATCATCAATTTTTCCATTTCTATCATGTACATATGAACTTTAATTAGTAATTTATGTTCATGAAAGCATAGATTGTTTAGCAATTATGGGCAACTGACAGGGGTGATAAAGGTGATGTCGATTCACATATAAAAGTGATTTGAGACGTGCCAAGGAATGTACATAAAAAGGAGCCAAACACGACATGTTTGCCATGAGGCTATGTCATTGTTGTACCTTTTGGAGGGAAATCCGCCGAAGTAAGCATAAAACAGTTGTGATTATTTACACTACATTGTTTGAGTACCCCCGTCACATCCATGTCTCATGCTTACGTTTTGGAGTGCTTCCTGAGCAAAAGAGTTCACCTTCTAGACACCGCGGAGACGCAATCGGCCAAGTCAATCCTTAATCAGTTTCAAAACCGCCCTCTTTTAGAGAGAAACATGGGTGAGTGAACTCCGGCAAGAAAACCTTCTTGCCTTACTCTTTCATGATTACACCTTCTAACCAATCACAGTTACGCGACTTTTTGTCGTCAAACACAAATTTGGCAAGCGCCTTTTGTTAATAAAACATTTATAAAATGTAGCAGCATTATACACTTTTGTGAAGCTACATGTGAGAGAATTATAATGTTATCATTTTCAAATATCTAAATTCAATACTATTGACTTTTCATACCAGAGGTATCTGCATGTCAACTAGTAAATTCAGCTTTGCGCTTGGGCTTCACATGGCCTAGCACTTAGAGACctaggatttatactggtccaggcaacatgccctacgtccgaCGGACAATGAGTTTAAAATGTCAAGAGAGGGTTTAAAGAGTAAAGAAttgagagaggaagaagaggccCTTCCTACCCCTTACATTACTAAGGGAGCAGGGGCAGTGGCGAAGCTTGACAGGAAAATAAGAGGCAGCAATTATCACTAATTTCTTACTTATTATGCATATTTATTAATTTTAACCACCAATTTAATAGCTACTTAATGGTGTTTTCAATCAGCAAGGAGGGGCCATGGTCCTCTTTGGCCTACATGTAGCTCCGCCAGTGAGTAGGGTTACAGAGGGAGAGAAAAAGGGAGAGTCTTCCATGTGGTGGCGGACACCCCAAGAGTGGCCGAGGCTGTTGTGTGAAGTGTTCCTTCATTAGAGGTGTTGTTCCCATGCGGTACAGGACGGTAGGTAGCGTGAAAGTCTTCATTAGTCATACTGAGTAGGTGTTATAGTGCCACTATAGTGTCAAGTAGGGTGGAATAGTGTTCTTCTCCACTGCACACCAATACTATGCCACTCCACACCAAGAACGAAGGATCGCTACTTGGAAGGCCACAACACCTTCACTGGAATACCACAACGATATCCAGCGCTCTAGCACATGGTAACTACAGCCACTAAGGCTGCCTACACAAGGATCACTCACATATGTGTGTTTCTTATCTCATGCCTGCAAGCAGACATCTCAAGGGATAAAAGGCACCTAAAGAGACCCAAGGGTTATTATAGCCATTTCCAGATGTTAGAAAAAGGTGATCTCTTGAAAAATTCACAGAGAGCACAATGCTCTTGCCATCACTGGACAGTCTGGTGTGCTTCTGCACAATACTCCTCCATCGGTTAGCTTTGAAACCCCAACAGCTAGCTGGCATCATCATTCGGTGATTCTCCAATGGGTCCATAAAAACCACGACTGGATTTTCCTCCACATTTGTCATTAACACATTGATTCCTCAATAGTCAACACCATTCTGATAATCATCTAGTGATGATCGAACACCTTGGCCTGATCATCTTATTGAATGCATCTCAACAGTACCTTCGAAACCCTAGCTTCTATCAATTGTACACTAATTCTTCGGTCCATACAATGTCCATTAGcggattgaaagtgcaatcaagccttaattgtgggtttttgTGATAATGACTacgcaattagaggactaatgagatttatcgagatgacaagtagggaatATATAATCGAGGATGTTATACGAAACGGAGGTGCTCCCAATTATAAATGTcaatggcttcaaactcaaaggaggtttaaattcttttatattttgaatttaagtatagaaaaagtcatactataaagagcGACACA
Proteins encoded in this region:
- the LOC136506112 gene encoding uncharacterized protein, with the translated sequence MADCFPPESDDLHRRWLPREIFADIGIVDPEAAAAAAVVTEPTPKAATAAAAVEELAAQLAGILGGGSKVWPLAPPPPPAPPAAAAAAPRHGAKVCGLEGSVVVSCGATNGGGAGADAVSWPFVPYPQLQWQVGSSLVNHGGMLDYPVLSPALPCHVPPPANLRGGTGVFLPRVEAYRYAPATPPATAKGGAWAGSAAKPWAAGTASRPATGKKQQQATGASQALAVPQDWSYR